A window of Pusillimonas sp. T7-7 contains these coding sequences:
- a CDS encoding TonB-dependent siderophore receptor, whose translation MYTKEQARLAGLDSAARFTGGTLLLVLSVLPVQAQTNTSTLPAVTVMGSQVGAGLTAPVSTGSGLDLTPMQTPASIDVISREQLEERGDHSVVDAITRAGGISAMGHPGNGGSSLSARGFTDTTSVMRLYDGMRQYGGVGLTFPFDTWPIERIEVLRGPASVIYGDGAIGGVVNVIPKKPTRGPVENELEATLGTDDTARLGLGSGGALSDRWSYRVDLSGARSDGWVDHGESRDATFSGALQWDATEDLSLRLSHAYGYQKPMKYFGTPLVEGGQQEALREKNYNVSDSEIRYRDQWTDLSALWTPNAATIVRARLYHIDSRRDYRNAERYIYNETSGLIDRSDNTEIHHEQKQTGLTADAAFDGRLFGLDNKVSVGFDVSASSFQHSNNTYSGTSPSVDPYDPVPGYFHSDEPTIPRYRNKADQYALFIEDRLALTPEWSVLAGLRYDHTKLNRQDLVSDSRAFERTYADFGWRMGTVYDLTPGLALYAQYSVAADPVGGMLLLSPANSLFEMSKGKQLEVGLKQSFWEGSGEWTLAAYHIKKNNLLSRDPADPALRIQVGEQSSRGVEASLAVTPARGWRVEANASILRARFDDFQEASGGAVVSRQGNVPPNVAQRLANVWVSWNFQPGWTAMAGLRYVGKRYADNANSLELPSYTTTDLALRWDVDKDTTITARGFNIFDKAYFTTAYYTPTQWLYGPGRRFELTLNHRF comes from the coding sequence ATGTACACAAAAGAACAAGCCAGGCTTGCCGGCCTGGACAGCGCTGCTCGATTCACCGGCGGCACGCTGTTGCTGGTGCTTTCTGTCTTGCCCGTTCAGGCTCAGACGAACACATCCACATTGCCTGCCGTTACGGTAATGGGGTCACAGGTGGGGGCTGGTCTTACTGCGCCTGTTTCGACAGGGTCAGGCCTGGATCTCACACCCATGCAGACTCCGGCCAGCATTGACGTCATCAGCCGTGAGCAGCTGGAAGAACGCGGCGATCATAGTGTTGTCGACGCTATAACCCGTGCTGGCGGCATCAGCGCCATGGGACATCCAGGTAATGGCGGCAGCTCGCTGTCGGCCCGCGGGTTTACAGACACCACCTCGGTCATGCGTTTGTATGACGGCATGCGCCAGTACGGCGGAGTCGGCCTGACCTTTCCTTTCGATACCTGGCCTATAGAGCGGATAGAAGTTCTGCGCGGCCCCGCATCAGTCATTTACGGGGATGGCGCCATTGGTGGCGTGGTCAACGTGATTCCCAAGAAGCCTACGCGCGGGCCTGTGGAAAATGAACTGGAAGCCACACTGGGCACTGATGACACCGCCCGGCTGGGCTTGGGCAGCGGCGGGGCCTTGAGCGACCGTTGGTCCTACCGCGTGGATTTAAGCGGTGCGCGCTCCGACGGATGGGTCGACCATGGCGAATCGCGCGATGCGACCTTTTCGGGTGCGCTGCAGTGGGACGCCACCGAAGATTTGAGCCTGCGGCTCAGCCACGCTTACGGCTATCAAAAACCCATGAAATACTTCGGAACGCCCTTGGTGGAGGGCGGGCAGCAGGAAGCCCTGCGCGAAAAAAACTACAACGTGTCGGACAGCGAAATCAGGTACCGCGACCAGTGGACCGACCTGAGCGCCTTATGGACGCCCAATGCGGCAACGATCGTACGTGCGCGGCTTTATCACATAGACAGCCGGCGCGATTACCGTAATGCCGAGCGCTATATTTATAACGAAACAAGCGGACTGATAGACAGATCCGACAATACCGAGATACATCACGAGCAAAAGCAAACAGGACTGACCGCCGACGCCGCCTTCGATGGCAGGCTGTTTGGTCTGGACAACAAAGTATCGGTAGGCTTTGATGTGAGTGCCAGCAGTTTCCAGCATAGCAACAACACCTACTCGGGCACATCTCCATCGGTTGATCCTTATGACCCCGTACCCGGCTATTTTCATAGTGACGAGCCCACCATTCCTCGTTATCGCAACAAGGCTGACCAGTATGCCTTGTTCATCGAGGATCGCCTGGCCTTGACGCCCGAGTGGTCGGTGCTGGCCGGCTTGCGCTACGACCACACCAAGCTGAATCGCCAGGATCTGGTGTCCGACAGCCGTGCTTTTGAGCGAACCTACGCCGACTTTGGCTGGCGCATGGGAACGGTTTATGACTTGACGCCGGGATTGGCCTTGTATGCCCAGTATTCCGTGGCGGCTGATCCTGTGGGCGGCATGCTCTTGTTGAGTCCCGCCAACAGCCTGTTCGAGATGTCCAAAGGAAAGCAGTTGGAAGTAGGGCTCAAGCAGTCTTTCTGGGAAGGCAGCGGCGAGTGGACATTGGCCGCGTATCACATCAAGAAAAACAATCTGTTGAGCCGTGATCCTGCTGATCCGGCTTTGCGCATACAGGTGGGCGAGCAGTCATCCCGCGGGGTGGAAGCATCGCTGGCTGTAACGCCGGCGCGTGGTTGGCGGGTGGAAGCCAACGCAAGCATCTTGCGCGCCCGGTTTGATGACTTCCAGGAAGCTTCCGGGGGAGCGGTGGTGTCGCGTCAGGGCAATGTGCCCCCCAATGTGGCCCAGCGCTTGGCCAATGTATGGGTGAGCTGGAACTTCCAGCCTGGCTGGACGGCTATGGCGGGCCTTCGCTATGTGGGCAAGCGGTATGCCGACAATGCCAATAGCCTGGAACTGCCCTCGTATACGACCACAGACCTGGCCTTGCGCTGGGACGTCGATAAAGATACGACGATTACCGCACGCGGTTTCAATATATTCGATAAAGCCTATTTCACGACGGCATACTACACGCCCACTCAGTGGCTGTATGGGCCTGGACGGCGTTTTGAGTTGACGCTCAATCACCGGTTCTGA
- a CDS encoding DUF2946 domain-containing protein: protein MKISLRTHRRAGWIALIAFLLTTLMPSVVLAVSNDTGAQAVWVQLCTVNGPTAIQLDPSADADPAGLDSSANKSGHCVLCFHPACPPRAGLSVSADFDGPHFGAPPLFYRAPSQLFAWAVSLARAPPRAV from the coding sequence ATGAAGATAAGCCTCCGAACGCATCGCAGGGCCGGCTGGATAGCATTGATTGCTTTCCTGTTGACCACGCTCATGCCTTCGGTGGTGTTGGCGGTATCGAATGATACTGGCGCCCAGGCGGTGTGGGTGCAACTGTGTACCGTGAACGGTCCGACGGCCATTCAGCTCGATCCGTCTGCAGACGCTGATCCCGCCGGACTGGACAGCAGCGCCAACAAATCCGGCCATTGTGTATTGTGTTTTCATCCCGCTTGCCCGCCCCGGGCAGGCTTGAGCGTCAGCGCCGACTTCGACGGTCCGCATTTTGGCGCACCCCCTCTCTTTTACCGCGCCCCCAGCCAGCTGTTCGCCTGGGCGGTTTCCCTGGCGCGCGCACCCCCGCGCGCAGTCTGA
- a CDS encoding NADP-dependent malic enzyme — protein MSTADRQAALDYHEFPRPGKVSVTASKPLATQGDLGLAYTPGVAAACEEIASDPMNAFRFTGRGNLVGVITNGTAVLGLGNIGALASKPVMEGKAVLFKKFAGIDVFDIEINETDPDKLVDIIAGLEPTFGGINLEDIKAPECFTVERKLRERMNIPVFHDDQHGTAICVSSAFINGLKVVGKDIKSVKVVVSGAGAAALACLDLMVDLGLPLENIWVSDIEGVVYSGRKKLMDPKKSRFAQKTKARTLGEIIDDADVFLGLSAGGVLKPDMVAKMAARPLILALANPSPEILPEHAHAVRDDIVMATGRSDYPNQVNNVLCFPYIFRGALDVGATTITREMEMAAVHAIAGLAEEEQNEVVAAAYGTYDVSFGPEYFIPRPFDPRLIVRIASAVAKAAMDSGVATRPLADLEAYVGQLEQFVYHSGAFMKPLFSAAKQMVRDGGKARIVFTEGEEERVLRAVQVIVDEKLARPILVGRPQVLMARIEKYGLRIRLGQDVEVTNPEYDERFHQYWTTYWEMRCRQGVTKEMARVEMRRRLTLIGAMMVHLGDADGMICGTVSGYHEHLRFIDEVIGKKPGTQTYAAMNVLLLNERTVALVDTHVNEDPTAEQIAEFTIAAAEEMKWLNLTPKAALLSRSNFGSGSSLSGAKMQQALALIREREPELEIDGEMHGDCALDEALRIRILPQSRLTGAANLLVCPNVDAGNIAYNLLKTAAGSNVAVGPFLLGANAPVHVLTNSSSVRRIINMAALTVIDANR, from the coding sequence ATGAGCACAGCAGATCGGCAAGCAGCATTGGATTACCACGAGTTTCCCCGTCCAGGAAAGGTGTCGGTCACGGCCAGCAAGCCTCTGGCAACGCAGGGAGACCTGGGTCTGGCCTACACGCCGGGTGTGGCTGCCGCCTGTGAAGAAATCGCCAGCGACCCCATGAATGCCTTCCGGTTCACCGGGCGTGGGAATCTGGTGGGTGTGATCACCAACGGCACGGCGGTGCTGGGCCTGGGCAATATTGGGGCCCTGGCCTCCAAGCCCGTCATGGAAGGCAAGGCGGTGCTGTTCAAGAAGTTTGCCGGCATCGATGTGTTCGACATAGAAATCAACGAAACCGATCCGGACAAGCTGGTCGACATCATCGCCGGGCTTGAGCCTACATTTGGCGGCATCAACCTGGAAGACATCAAGGCGCCGGAGTGCTTTACGGTGGAGCGCAAGTTGCGCGAGCGCATGAATATCCCGGTCTTTCACGATGACCAGCATGGCACGGCCATTTGCGTTTCATCCGCCTTCATCAACGGCTTGAAGGTGGTTGGCAAAGACATCAAAAGCGTCAAGGTGGTGGTATCGGGCGCGGGCGCGGCCGCGCTGGCCTGCCTGGATCTCATGGTGGATCTGGGTCTGCCGTTGGAAAACATCTGGGTGTCCGACATCGAAGGCGTGGTCTACTCAGGCCGTAAAAAGCTGATGGATCCAAAAAAATCTCGCTTTGCCCAAAAAACCAAGGCGCGCACGCTGGGCGAAATCATTGATGACGCTGATGTGTTCCTGGGCTTGTCGGCCGGAGGCGTGCTCAAGCCTGATATGGTGGCCAAGATGGCGGCCCGGCCTTTGATTCTGGCGCTGGCCAACCCCAGTCCTGAAATTCTTCCTGAGCATGCACATGCGGTGCGCGATGACATCGTTATGGCCACAGGGCGCTCAGATTACCCGAATCAGGTCAACAATGTGCTGTGCTTTCCCTATATTTTCCGGGGCGCGCTCGATGTGGGCGCCACCACGATTACTCGTGAAATGGAAATGGCGGCGGTTCATGCCATCGCCGGTTTGGCGGAAGAAGAGCAGAACGAAGTCGTAGCTGCGGCTTACGGCACTTACGATGTGTCGTTCGGCCCCGAATACTTTATTCCCAGGCCTTTTGATCCGCGTCTGATCGTGCGTATTGCCAGCGCGGTGGCCAAGGCCGCCATGGACAGCGGTGTGGCCACACGGCCCTTGGCAGACCTCGAAGCCTATGTGGGGCAGCTGGAGCAGTTTGTTTATCACTCGGGCGCTTTCATGAAGCCCTTGTTTTCCGCCGCCAAGCAAATGGTGCGCGATGGCGGCAAGGCGCGCATCGTCTTTACGGAAGGCGAAGAAGAGCGTGTGCTGCGAGCGGTGCAGGTGATTGTCGACGAAAAACTGGCCCGCCCCATTTTGGTCGGACGGCCACAAGTCCTGATGGCGCGTATTGAAAAGTACGGTTTGCGCATACGCTTGGGCCAGGATGTGGAAGTGACCAATCCGGAATACGACGAGCGTTTCCATCAGTACTGGACCACGTATTGGGAAATGCGCTGCCGCCAAGGAGTCACCAAGGAAATGGCCCGCGTTGAAATGCGCCGCCGCTTGACCCTGATAGGCGCCATGATGGTGCACCTGGGTGACGCCGATGGCATGATTTGCGGTACGGTCAGCGGCTACCACGAGCACCTTAGATTCATCGATGAAGTAATAGGCAAGAAGCCGGGTACGCAAACCTACGCCGCCATGAATGTGCTCTTGCTGAACGAGCGTACGGTGGCTCTGGTTGATACCCACGTCAATGAAGATCCCACGGCCGAACAAATCGCCGAGTTCACCATTGCCGCGGCCGAAGAAATGAAATGGCTGAACCTGACGCCCAAGGCTGCTTTGCTGTCACGCTCAAATTTTGGCTCCGGCAGTTCCCTGTCGGGCGCCAAAATGCAGCAGGCTCTGGCCCTGATCCGCGAGCGCGAACCCGAGCTGGAGATCGATGGCGAGATGCATGGTGATTGCGCCCTCGATGAGGCGCTGCGCATACGCATACTGCCGCAATCACGCCTGACGGGCGCCGCCAATCTGTTGGTGTGCCCCAATGTCGATGCCGGCAATATCGCCTATAACTTGCTCAAGACCGCCGCAGGCAGCAATGTGGCGGTCGGCCCTTTCCTGCTGGGTGCGAATGCGCCGGTTCATGTTCTGACCAACAGTTCGTCAGTGCGGCGTATTATCAACATGGCTGCGTTGACCGTCATTGATGCCAATCGTTAA
- a CDS encoding LysR substrate-binding domain-containing protein, protein MAFFDPDEVIHRLTQRLKMRHCVLLLRIERHGSLTRVAEDMATSQPAITKALAELESMFGAELFDRSVRGMAPTPLGKVALAHARAMVHDLSHLARDMEAVAAGHTAHLHAGVIPFISGQIISSAIQRTTSAGDQRLLMTLREGDSHQLLEELRNHSLDLVVARASATLDIHGLEFEVLYTQRPRLISSRRLAAQLARRSPDWHELAQLDWVLGAVHTPEREQVSTVFLEAGITPPTPIVESDSTKLIGELIAANDEAISIVPADVAEELVRIAGVAIVPYSFNWTLPPIALFTRQRSQRHQAHTLLASALREAGRRLAGAGEERRP, encoded by the coding sequence ATGGCTTTTTTCGATCCGGACGAGGTCATACACAGGCTCACGCAACGGCTAAAAATGCGTCATTGCGTGCTTCTGCTTCGTATAGAACGGCATGGCTCACTGACCCGTGTGGCCGAAGACATGGCAACCAGTCAACCCGCCATCACCAAGGCTTTGGCCGAACTTGAGTCCATGTTTGGCGCAGAACTCTTCGACCGATCTGTACGCGGCATGGCTCCCACCCCTTTGGGCAAGGTGGCGCTGGCGCACGCGCGAGCCATGGTGCACGACCTCAGTCATCTGGCCCGCGACATGGAAGCCGTTGCCGCCGGGCATACGGCTCACCTGCATGCCGGTGTCATCCCCTTTATTTCTGGCCAGATTATCTCCAGCGCCATTCAGCGCACGACCTCGGCCGGCGATCAGCGCCTGCTCATGACCCTGCGCGAAGGCGACAGTCATCAGCTGCTTGAAGAGCTGCGCAACCATAGCCTGGACCTGGTCGTGGCACGCGCCTCGGCAACACTCGATATCCATGGCTTGGAGTTTGAGGTGCTGTACACCCAGCGGCCCCGTCTGATCTCCAGCCGCCGACTGGCCGCACAGCTGGCCCGCCGCTCACCCGACTGGCACGAACTGGCACAGCTGGACTGGGTCCTGGGCGCCGTGCATACCCCCGAGCGCGAGCAGGTCAGCACTGTTTTTCTGGAAGCAGGCATTACGCCGCCCACGCCTATAGTCGAAAGCGACTCCACCAAGCTGATAGGCGAACTGATCGCCGCCAACGACGAAGCCATATCGATAGTGCCTGCCGACGTAGCCGAAGAGCTCGTGCGCATTGCCGGGGTAGCTATCGTGCCCTATTCCTTCAATTGGACGCTGCCGCCCATTGCGCTGTTTACCCGTCAGCGCAGCCAGCGCCACCAGGCCCATACCTTGTTGGCCAGCGCATTGCGCGAAGCCGGCAGGCGACTTGCCGGCGCCGGCGAAGAACGCCGCCCGTGA
- the bioB gene encoding biotin synthase BioB yields MAAMKPAIPSHTPTPDHAPQAWGIAQILRLYELPFLDLLHQAQAVHRAHHQPNTVQLSSLLSIKTGACPEDCAYCPQSARHDTGGKQEALMPVAEVLEAARKAKANGAQRFCMGAAWRSPTARQLDSVVEMVGAVKALGLETCVTLGMLKEGQAERLRDAGLDYYNHNLDTSPEFYGNIITTRSYQDRLDTLERVRNAGVHVCCGGIVGLGESRKERAGLVAQLANLSPYPESVPVNNLVKVAGTPLDATPDIDPFEFVRTIAVARITMPRAVVRLSAGREAMSDAIQALCFMAGANSIFYGEQLLTTANPQLSQDQQLFQRLGLTATPADPARPAHLEHHHEATLA; encoded by the coding sequence ATGGCCGCCATGAAACCTGCCATTCCAAGCCACACACCCACCCCGGATCACGCCCCGCAAGCCTGGGGTATTGCGCAAATCCTCCGGCTTTATGAACTGCCTTTCCTGGATCTTCTGCATCAGGCCCAGGCAGTCCATCGTGCACATCATCAGCCTAACACCGTGCAATTATCCAGTCTGCTCTCCATCAAGACCGGCGCCTGCCCCGAAGACTGCGCCTATTGTCCACAGTCGGCGCGACACGATACTGGCGGCAAGCAGGAAGCGCTGATGCCGGTGGCTGAAGTATTGGAAGCCGCCAGGAAAGCGAAGGCCAATGGCGCACAGCGCTTTTGCATGGGCGCCGCCTGGCGCTCGCCCACCGCCCGGCAATTGGACAGCGTGGTTGAAATGGTGGGCGCCGTCAAAGCCCTGGGGCTGGAAACCTGTGTCACATTGGGCATGCTCAAGGAAGGTCAGGCCGAGCGCCTGCGCGATGCCGGGCTGGACTACTACAACCACAATCTGGATACCTCGCCGGAGTTCTACGGCAACATCATTACGACTCGCAGCTATCAAGATCGTCTGGACACCCTGGAACGAGTCCGCAACGCGGGTGTTCACGTCTGTTGCGGTGGCATTGTAGGCCTGGGTGAATCGCGCAAGGAACGCGCCGGCCTGGTCGCCCAGCTGGCCAATCTGTCGCCCTACCCAGAGTCGGTTCCGGTCAACAACCTGGTAAAAGTGGCAGGCACGCCTTTGGATGCCACACCGGATATCGACCCTTTTGAGTTTGTTCGCACCATTGCCGTGGCGCGCATCACCATGCCTCGCGCCGTTGTAAGGCTTTCAGCCGGCCGCGAAGCCATGAGCGACGCCATACAGGCGCTGTGCTTCATGGCGGGCGCCAACTCAATTTTCTATGGTGAACAGTTGCTGACCACGGCCAATCCACAGCTCAGCCAGGATCAGCAACTATTCCAGCGGCTGGGACTGACGGCAACCCCTGCCGACCCGGCAAGGCCCGCACACCTTGAACATCATCATGAAGCGACTCTGGCCTGA